AAGGGCAGGTTTTCGTAGCCGCCGGTGGCCAGGTAGGCCTCGCGCGTGATGAGCATGTTGTTGCCCATGGCCGTAACGGGCTGGCCGCGGTCGGATACCATTTGCACCAAAGCCAACGACATCAGCCAATCGAGGCCCTGCAGCCGATCGAACAACCTAGGGCCGCGCACCACCGTGAGGCCGGTGATGGTGGCCATGCCGGGCCGCCAGTACGCCAGCAAGCCCTGCACCCAGGTGGGCGGCACGGCAATGTCGGCGTCGGTAATAAGGAAAAAATCGGTGGTGGCGAGGCGGGCCAGGTGCGCCAGCACGTTGGCCTTGCCGCGCGCCGTGCCCAGGTGCTCCTCGATGCGGATTACCCGAAACGTGCCCGCAAAGCCCTGCATGGTGGCCGCGGCCACGGCGGCCGTGGCATCAAGACTGCCGTCGTCGCCGAGCAATACTTCCAATTGTTCGTGCGGATAACGCAGTTGCCGGATGCTGCGCAGGCACCGGCCAATGGCTTGCTCCTCGTTGCGCGCGGCAATCAGGATGCTTACGCGCGGCACCGGCTCGGGCAACGGCTGCGGCCTGGGTGGGCGCCGCCGCGCAAACAGCCACCACGAGGTGAGCAGAATTCCAAACCACAGAATGAAATAGCCAAGCAACAGCTGATCAGCCAGCATCATACACAAACAGGCATCGGCCCAGGGAGTAGCCGCCTGACCGAGCAGGCAAAGATAGGCCGATGCCCCGCCCACCCGGCAGCTTGTGCGCCGTTCGGGCCGCCCATGTGCCCAACCAAGCTGCCTTCGGGCCCGAGCAAAACCACCGGCTACCCCGGCCGGGCAGCCGAAATGCTGTTCCTTTGCCCGGAAATCCCCCCGCGTACATGCCTTTTGCCGACATCAAACTGATTGCCACCGACGTCGACGGGACGCTGCTCAACTCCCGCCATGAGCTTAGCCCCGATTTTTACGCGCTGTTCGAACAGCTGAAAGCCCGGCAGGTGGTGTTTTCGGTGGCGAGCGGCCGGCAGTACCACAACCTGCGCAACCGCTTCGCCAGCATTGCCGACCGGGTGGTGTTCATCGCCGAAAACGGCAGCTACGTAGTCTGGCAAGATGAGCAGCTGCTGGTGCAGGCGCTGGCCCCCGGGGTGGTTACCGGTTTGCTGGAGCGGGCCCGCCAGCTGGCCGGCGTGCGGGTGGTGCTGTGCGGCAAACGCACGGCCTACATCGAGGAGGCCGCGCCCGAGTTCCGGGCTTTGATTCAGAAGTTTTACGATGCCGTGGAGCTGGTGCCCGATTTGCGGGAGGTTGCCGGCGACGAGTTTCTGAAAATTGCCCTGTGGGACGCGCGCGGCGCCGAAACCCACCTGCTGCCGCACTTCGCGCACTTGCAGGGCGAGCTGCAGGTAATGGTTTCGGGCCAGTATTGGCTTGATATTGCGCACGGCCTGGCCAGCAAAGGCCGCGCCCTGGCCGCGCTGCAGCAGCAATACGGCATTGCGCCGGCGCAAACCATGGTGTTCGGCGACTACCTCAACGACCTGGACATGATGCAGCAGGCGCAGTTCAGCTACGCCATGGCCAACGCCCACCCCCGGGTAAAGCAAGCCGCCCGCTACCAGGCCCGCAGCAACGACGAGTTTGGCGTGGCCGCCGTGCTGGCGCAGGTGCTGGCATCGATGAACGCCGGAGCCTAGGTCGGCAGCTTGCATGTGGCTGCCTGCGGCAAACCACTCGCGCCGCACCTAGGGCCGCTAGAGCAACCCGAACCGGTAGCCTTGTTCGGCCAGCTCGGCCAGGTAGCGCGGCAGCACGTAGCGCAGGTTGCGGCTGGCCTTGAGGCTGTCGTGGAATACCACCACCGAGCCGGAGCGCGTGAGGCGCAGCGAATCGCGCAGGCAGCGCTCGGGCTCGTAGCTGCGGTCGTAGTCGCAGGTAAGCACGTCCCACATCACGATGTCGTACGTGGGCTGCAGCACGCGGCTCAGGGCCGGCGTAATGCGCCCGTACGGCGGCCGAAACAGCTTTGGGCCGCCTGGCTGCACCGCATCAATGGCCTGCTGGCACCGCGCCACCTCGTTGAAGTACGTCGCCCGCGCGCTCGACCAGCCGCTGATGTGGTGGTAGGTGTGGTTGCCCAGCCGATGCCCCGCAGCTACCACTTGCCGGGCTATTTCGGGATGGCGCTCCACGTTGTCGCCCACGCAAAAAAACACGGCTTTCGCCTCGAAAGCCGCCAGCTGCTCCAGCACCCAGGGCGTTTCGTCGGGGATGGGGCCGTCGTCGAACGTCAGGTACACGGTGGGCTCGGCGGGGGCGGGTCCTTGCCAAACGGCACCGGGCAGCCAACGCTGCATGACTTCGGGCAAACGGTGCAAACGCATGGGCAAGCAAACTGGTGGAAGATGCAAAAGTAAGCGGGCCGGCGGGTAGCCTGGCGGTTGTGCCTGCCCCTAGGTGGCTGGCGGCCTAAACAGGCACGGCACCTAGGGAGCAACCCAGGTTTTGGGTACCTTGTTCGCGCCGGTTGAGCTTGGGGTACGGGCACACGCCGCCAGCGTCGCAAAAACCTGGCAAACAGCTTATTGACAGCTTTGTAAACGGGTTTACTGATTTCGTAAACACGTTTACCGACCAGCATTTGGGCGCGCTATCCTACCCCTACCGTGGCCTCCAGCGCCTGCCAAAGCCGGCGGGCGCTTTCGGCCCACGAAAAGCGTGCGGCGTTTTTCAGGCCCTGTTCTGCCAACTGCTGCCGCAACCCGGCATCCGAATCGAGCCGCACCAGCGCCTGGGTTAGCTGCGCCACCGAAAACGGATCGGCCAGTAAGGCACCGCCGGGGCCGGCTACCTCGGGCATGGAGCTGCAATTGGAGGTGAGCACCGGGCAACCGCTTTGTTGCGCTTCCACAATCGGAATACCGAAGCCCTCGAAGTAAGGCACGTAGGCGCAGGCGCGGGCCGCGGCGTACAGCTGCACCAGCTCCTCGTCGGTGACGCGGCCGGTGAGGTGCACCGCCTGTTGATGCTGCATCTGCTGGTAAGCGTCGAGGATGGGGCCGGCTTTCCAGGCCTTGCGGCCTACCACCAGC
The sequence above is drawn from the Hymenobacter sp. YIM 151858-1 genome and encodes:
- a CDS encoding HAD family hydrolase; its protein translation is MPFADIKLIATDVDGTLLNSRHELSPDFYALFEQLKARQVVFSVASGRQYHNLRNRFASIADRVVFIAENGSYVVWQDEQLLVQALAPGVVTGLLERARQLAGVRVVLCGKRTAYIEEAAPEFRALIQKFYDAVELVPDLREVAGDEFLKIALWDARGAETHLLPHFAHLQGELQVMVSGQYWLDIAHGLASKGRALAALQQQYGIAPAQTMVFGDYLNDLDMMQQAQFSYAMANAHPRVKQAARYQARSNDEFGVAAVLAQVLASMNAGA
- a CDS encoding polysaccharide deacetylase family protein, yielding MRLHRLPEVMQRWLPGAVWQGPAPAEPTVYLTFDDGPIPDETPWVLEQLAAFEAKAVFFCVGDNVERHPEIARQVVAAGHRLGNHTYHHISGWSSARATYFNEVARCQQAIDAVQPGGPKLFRPPYGRITPALSRVLQPTYDIVMWDVLTCDYDRSYEPERCLRDSLRLTRSGSVVVFHDSLKASRNLRYVLPRYLAELAEQGYRFGLL
- a CDS encoding glycosyltransferase, giving the protein MMLADQLLLGYFILWFGILLTSWWLFARRRPPRPQPLPEPVPRVSILIAARNEEQAIGRCLRSIRQLRYPHEQLEVLLGDDGSLDATAAVAAATMQGFAGTFRVIRIEEHLGTARGKANVLAHLARLATTDFFLITDADIAVPPTWVQGLLAYWRPGMATITGLTVVRGPRLFDRLQGLDWLMSLALVQMVSDRGQPVTAMGNNMLITREAYLATGGYENLPFSVTEDYELFQAILRRGYGWLNVYDPVVLAESLPIATWAKLMHQRRRWLRGVEQLPAGIRVGLLLYAGFYPAWLLAVWGWGLPVALGILGAKMLAQALLASSAFRKAGLKAPLQLLPLFEAYTVGITVGMTWFRLSRKPFDWKGRMYRE